A window of Equus przewalskii isolate Varuska chromosome 6, EquPr2, whole genome shotgun sequence genomic DNA:
TTCTGTCTTTCTGTGTCCCCCACCAGCACTGTAACTGCTTGTAGACAATCCCGACAGGGAGAATCCACTGGGGCAAGTTCCTTGCCCTGGGAAACAGCACCCTTTAGGCCCTAAGCACACGGCTGCATCCCTCACATGTAGGGTGTAACTCAAAGTAAAACCAGAACGCTAACCTGTAAAATAACTGTGAGAAAGTCCAGCCACATTTGGACATTTCCTTTGAGGGGCTAGTTGAATGGTGCTTTGAAATAGCAAAGGTTGAATTCTTTCAGGAAGTATTCGTGGTGCCTCTGCTTTGCTGGTGACCCAGCACGcgcctggtgtgtgtgtgggataGTCCAGCAGCTCCCGGCAGTGAAAAGCCATGTGCCACCTCTCACGGAGCTCTCAGCGTCCCTACCTCCATCTGCAGAGAGTTGGGatagagcagggaggaggggcaccTGGACTTTCGGCCTCTTAGGGCCCCTCTTGCTTTGGTCTTCTGCGTCTCTGCCCCTCAAACTCCCCTACTCCACCTCACCCACGACCGTCAGCCTTGACCGCCTCTCTGGGGGCAGAAGGGTCCAGGGTAGTGTAGTTTGCGTCACAGTCTTTGGGTGTGAGAAAAAAAACGTGACCAAATTTATCAGGATGGGGTTCCATTAACTAATGGATAACCTTCTCAATTTGGGACAAAGGGGGTTCACTCTCTTGCTAGGTCCTGGGGTCTGACTTCTGGAACATTATTCAAAGGAGGGTTTGCAATGCTGGGTGCCAGTTCTTGATTTGGTACCTGCCATATGGAGACTCAGATCAAAATCTGAAATATAGATTCACCTGATGTTatcaatgaaaaaacagaaagagaaatagaaaacatttgctCTAATATTTGAAACTTGAACTTCTGGATTCTCCAGGAAATACGGCATAAAAGAAAGAGTCCCATCTGGGAATTAAAGACCTGGCTTCTAGTGGTGGCTCTGCAGCCAGGCACCTGTGGCACCTGGAGAGTGCCTGCCCTTTCTGCGCCCAGTCTCTCTGGCCTTCAGCGGGGAAACTGGTTggacttgaaaataaaaaaaggtttttttccagttttcacatTGGTCGTTTTATGCACGTAAGGTGTtttgaggagggagagaaattaGAGGTAATTCTAGGAAAATCACAGGGACACTGCTCATGGAATCATCAGGATCAACGAGGCCAATATTGATACCAATATCAACATAGACTTGCCTGGAGTCACTTAGTCCAAGGGACAAGCCCAAAGTGGAGGAGAATCTGTACTCCCCTCAGCTCAAACATCCCCAGTCTGTGGGTTGAAAGCACTCGCTCTGGTTCCTATGGGAGTTTTTTTGCCTTTCAGCAGCTATTGCAAGCAGATCTCCAGTTCCCGTCCATCAGCAATGCCTCCCAGGCCTCCCCAGGTCGCTTCTGAACAGGGACTAGGGAGGCCTGCTGGGTAGGGGCCATGCAGTGGTTACATAGGAGCACCTGCTGAGCTGCAGCAGCCAGTAGGGAGGCAAGTTCAAGGCAATAACACAGATACTGTCTTGGATTCTCTATTGCTGCCAATTGTGGGAGAATTCATTATCAGTTCAGACTCCAATCAGGAATGACTCTTCCCACCAAGAGCATTTTCAGTGTTACTCCCTTCACTGTAACATGACAAAGAGCCCCACATCTGGAGACAAGATGCAGAGTACTCAGATCAGATGGGGACAGGCAGAACCACTGCATCAAGCAAACAAGAGAGAAATGAGCCATTCGCTGGTTGGCAATTATGGTGGGAAGACGGCATGTTGCTGTAAACCTTAGAGAAATCAGCCATCCGTAGCAACGTGGTGACAAAGATGTCAATCTTAAAAACTTAAAGCAAAtgccaaaagagaaagaagcttgGGGGCCTGGTTTCAGAGATATGGTATCCCCAAAGGACCATGGGGGACCTGGAAATGATGACCAACAGAAGTTCTTCAGTAACACTTAACACAATTGCAATTAAATAATTACGTGATTCATTGCTAATGTCTTTCTCTACCACTAGAATTTCAGCTCCGTGAGGTTGGAGAGcttctctgtcttgttcacctTGCCTTCTACACACCCAGCATATAACACATGGTTTTGTATATTGTAGGTACTTTTTccatacttaattttaaaaggaaagaggaaattctGGGATAGGATGAAGACAAAGCCCATCGTCTGTCTTCTAGAGTTGGTCATAAATAAATGTGGTTTCATTAATTATACAGTGATCGTTATGTGATTCTGATTCCAGAAACACTGATTGTCCTGGTTTCCAGATGTGCCTGGTTCCCAGAGATTTCTACTACTCACTTCCTGGGCATCCAGCTTAACCCACCATGGAGACTATAGCCTGTAATGGATCAGAGGACTCCTCCACCATCTTCTACCTTATGGGCATCCCCTCCCTACCAAAATCCCTCTTCCTCCCtatcttctttgtctttctcctcctttaccTGCTCATCCTGGTAGGGAATGCCTTGATCCTCATGGCTGTGGTGGCAGAGCCCAGCCTCCACAagcccatgtacttcttcctgatCAACCTCTCTGCCTTGGACATCATTTTCACCACAACCACTGTCCCCAAGATGCTGTCCCTACACTTGCTTGGGGACCGCCTCCTCAGCTTCCCTGCCTGCTTCCTGCAGATGTACCTCTTCCACAGCTTCTCCTGCTCTGAAGCCTTCATCCTGGTGGTCATGGCCTATGACTGCTATGTAGCTATCTGCCGCCCACTGCACTACCCTGTCCTCATGGCCCCACAGACCAACGCTGCCCTGGCAGCCGGTGCCTGGCtcactgccctcctcctgcccatccCGGCAGTGGTGCAGACCTCCCACATGGCTTTTAGTCCTGTGGCCCAGGTCTACCACTGCTTCTGTGACCACTTAGCTGTGGTCCAGGCCTCCTGCTCTGACACCACGCCCCAGACCTTCATGGGATTCTGCATCGCCATGGTGGtgtccttcctgccccttctcctggTGCTTCTCTCCTATGCCCACATCCTGGCCTCGGTGCTTCGCATCAGCTCCCGAGAAGGACGCTCaaaagccttctccacctgcagCTCCCACCTCCTGGTGGTTGGCACCTACTACTCATCCATTGCCATAGCCTATGTGGCCTATAGAGCTGACCTGCCCCTCGACTTCCATATCATGGGCAATGTGGTGTATGCTATTCTCACACCTGTCCTCAACCCTCTCATCTACACTCTGAGGAACAAGGATGTCAAAGTAGCCATCGCCAAAATAGCATGTCCCCGGTACCCAAAGAATTCTGGGAAAGCCTGATTCATAGGTGGAATGATCTATTAACAAACACCaacaacaaaagagagaaaagtggatAATTCAGGCAGCCGGATAGTTAGAAGAATAATTCTCAAATACAGTCCGAGGTATTCCTCCATTGTAATAAAATCATGATTTTCTTTCCATAACTCATTGACAAAATAGATAGTAGTTTTCTATTCACTTTTAAGCTGTGAATCCCAAATTTCACAAGACTGTGAATGCAGTTGTGGTCATATTTCCATTAACTCGAACAATTTTGATTCTTAGAAACTCCAAGTATTTGAGTAGCAAGAAATTCagtctttttccttgtatttcttctttcaacaTCTCTAAATGTCCCCGAGAATGCTGACACATAGATATGAATCAGCCTCGCCCATTTTGCTGGAAGAGCAGCTTAGAAATCCCCTTCAAGGAAAAAGTCTGAAATCACTACCAAATTCACTGCCACTACCAATATTTCAACATCTGGTCACACAGGAAATTGACCCTCATGGCATCATAAGTGTAGAGCATGCCCTTCCTCTAGCCTATGCTTAGGCAAGGGGTGTCCCTTATCAAACCCATGTGGGCACCAAAGCATTACAGTTCTTTTCATTCTCAGCTACACCATAGTGTTCCCATTCATGACAATGGGTAGCTAAGTAGAGAAGTTTTCCCTTATTGGTAAGATGCTGTGTCCAGGATCCCCACTTTTTCTCAAAATACAGTGTAGGGAACTCCTCTTTCTGGCCTCAGCGGCCAGCCCAGGCTCCTTATTTCCTTCCCCTATGCCAAATTTCCTCTTGAATACCTGTCAGGTTTGTCCAGTCAGGGACATATAGAACACAGAGCGAAAAGTGTCTGAGGGGAACCCAGGTGATAGATATCCTCATCTCTTGGCTCATCACAGATATTCCCAATATCTAGGGTCCAAGTTTTTGCCAATCAAGGTATTGACTTTAACCATTTTCCCGTTGCATTGATGATGCAATTCAACAACGGATGTGATTTGTTCCTGGACTCAGCTTTCAGCAGTCCAGGAGATCCTGGTGGAGTCAGAAAAGGCTTCCAGAATCAGAATGACAAAAAGGCTCCAGATTTCCTTGTATACTGATGCTGGGCGACTGGAACGGGGACTCATGTTCCTCTATCTGCATTTTATTCAATCTGCAGTGCGGCTTTTCCTCAATCCTTGAAGTTGACATCTAGACCTCAGTGGGACCACAATCCTCAAGGTCTAGAGGAGACAGCTTGTTAAGTCGCTTTCCCTCTGAGTTCCAAGAGCTATTAGAATTTAACCTGAGGACGtggagataaatatttttttgctcTCTACTCCACTACCACCCAATAAACAACTCCAAAAGTATCCCCACATTACAACTGAAGTTCTGGTTTGTGCAACTTCTCTTCTGGTACCAATTTCAGTTTCAGTTCAGGGCTTTGGTTTCCTGTGTTCCTCGATGAGCCTCACGACATTGTTTCATCTTCAGCTCCCCTTCCAGACGGATCAATGAATTAATCACATGGAAAGTGGATTGTAGTGACATGGAATTCTAGGCTAGTTCCACCCCAACTTATTATTTCCTGTGGCTCCTCCTAAACATTTTTCGTGAGTAGAcctgaaataataataacaacgacaataataataataataatatttttcaccTGTAGCCTCACCTGTTAATTAACACGGTCTCTCTGTATTTCCCAACTTAAAAACATAGTTTCAACTTTTGTGCCTCAAAGAACACtagcaagagagtgaaaagacaaaccacagaatgggagaaaatatttgcaaagcatgtatctgataagggattaacatccagaatatataaagaactcctacaattcaacaacagaaaaaaaaccaacctaattaaaaaacgggcagtggaattgaatagacatttctccaaagaagatatacaaatggaaaataagcacatgaaaagatgctcaacatcactaacatcagagaaatacaactcaaaaccacaatgagataccatttgacacccattagaatggctattatcaaaaaatggaaataacaagcattggtgaggatgtggagaaattgaaagccttgtaaaaaaaaatggtgataccactgtggaaaacaatacagTGGTTTCTTGAAAAATTAACGTGGAATACCAAATGATCcattaattccatttctaggtatatacctaaaagaattgaaagcaaggtccTAAGAGACATTTCACACTTatattcatagtagcattattcacaatagccacaaggtagaaacaacacaaatgtccatcgacagatgaatggataaacaaaatgtggtgtatacatacaacggaatatgattcagccttaaaaaggaaagaaattctggtacatgctacaacatagatgaaccttgaagacattatgctaagtgaaataagccagtcacaaaaggacaattattatgtgattccacttatatgaggtacctggaaTATTTAAATTATGGAGACAGAGAGTAAAACAATGGTTACCAGGACTGgcggggagggggaaagagacaTTGTTTTATGCATAGAGAGCtgctgtttgggatgatgaaaaagttctggaaatggacagtggtgatggttgcacaacattgtgaatatacttaatgacACTGTATTAAATactcaaaatggctaaaatggtgaattttatattatacatactttaccagaataaaaaaaatatttctaaaaatagtttCAAACCAGGCCATAGATCATAGGTCACTGAGTAGCCTGGGGGCTTGCTGCCCTTCGGTCAGATGCTCAGCTATGGAGCAATAAGCTATGGCCAGAGGGAGATGTATGGAGTGCAATCCTATGGTTTAATATGGACATTCGAGAATTAGTGGAGCAGTTTGCCTTGAAAAGAGGGATGGGAGAGCAGGCCTTTGAAGCCTGGTACACTTAGGGGAGTCGTTCCCTTATCTGTGTCAGGTGGTCTTGTGAAGAGTTGAGTGAGACCAGGTAATTTCACCTCTCAGATATCTCTGGACTGCATCGCCCCTCACCATCCCCACTTCATCGAGCCTGGGGCGGGCGTTACCACCTTCCCTCTCCTGAACGAGCACAACAGTCTCTCCTGCCCGCTGCCTGTGTGCCCACTGCCTGTTAGCCCACCCTGCATTCCACAAGTGGCCAGAATGGGCTTTCTGACGTACACATCTGGTCACCTTACCACCCGCAACATAACCTCAAGGCTCTCTCTGATCCGGCCGTAAATGATCTCTCTGTCTTCACTCCTCACCATTGCCTCTTACGGCAATTCCGAACTTCTTTCAGTTCTCCTTTTCGCCGGTAACTCACTCTTCTCACTTCCTGAAGCCGTCTTCCTCCCTGTCTACTTCAGCTAAAATCTTCCTCAGGCTTCTCCTGAAACATCACTTTCTCGAGGGAGCCTGCCCTGGCACCTCACCTTGGAATGCGAGGCAGATGCCTTTTGTATGTGCCCTCTTAGCACTTTATAATTCCCCCATCATGGcgcttctttactttttatttttggatcTCAGGAGAAGAAGGCTCCGAGCACATTATACCCATGTCTGTGCAAGCTCcttgcttgttttatttatcttccccTTTACATCTAATCCTTCAATTCCCATCTCGTTCCCCTTTCCCACTTAAGCATCCACTCTGATGTGTTGGATGTATGCCCCTAAAGATAAGCATATCTTTGTAAAAGGTGTACTGTTGTTTTGTGCATGTGCTTATACTTTCAATTTACATAAAAAGAATTGTGTTACATGTTGCAGtctatttcttacatttttcactCAATTCTATTTTTTCGATCTATATTGCTATTTATACGTCTGGTTTCATTGGTCCCAACTGACGCATAATCTATAGTATGATTTCTTCGcatttcacttttctcctttcctagtAGAGGACACCTAAATTGCCTCCAACTCTTTGCTACCACAACGTCTTGTGAATGTCATTGTGTGTGTCCTTTTAGGGACCCACGGAGGATCTTCCCTGGAATATGTAACAACAAGTCAAATGGATTAGTCATAGGATATGCATAAAGTTTAGCTAAACATAGTTCCtcttcattatttgcagattctgCATTTGCAAATTCTCTGACTCGCTAACCCCAAAACCAATACTCAGGGTACTATGAGGATCACTCACAGCCATGCCCAGAGCAGCTAAATATCTGAGTCACCCACGCACATGCTCCAAGTTGAGGTCTAACAAGGTGACACTCTACCTTCTTTTTTCAgttcatactgtaaacaagttCCTTTCCACAGTCTATTTAGTGTcatgtttttcccatttttatgcttttttggtaATATTGCTGTTTAAAATAGCACCCACCTAAAGCACTGAAGTGCTGTCTAGGGCTCCAAAGCACGAAAAAGTCcgtgatgtgccttatggagaaaatacatgtgttagataagcttcattccTGAGTTATAGTGTTGTTgtccatgagttcaatgttaacgaatcaacaatatatattaaataagatatctttaaacagaaacatgtAAAACAAGATTTTGTTTTGATCAGTTGACAAATGTTGTGAACAGAGGCTCGAAGGAACCTAACCCTTATCTCCCCTAGGAGCATGAGTCAGCATtcgctaattcagtgttcacagtGACTTTACAGACCATAACTAGCACAAATAATAAGAATTGACTGTACTCTGATATTGTTTCCTAGAATGGTTGCACCGTTTACACTCCCAGCAGGAATGGACTATATAgtttccctctccccactccctcagcAACATTTGGTATGATccagctttctaattttttgccATCTTTCTCAGGTTAAAGTGGCACCTCATTCTGTTTCATCTGCGTCTCTCTGATTACTAATGAATCATCTCTGTACATACTTGTTAGCACCTAGCATTTCCCCTTATGTGAATTGCTTATTGagaatctttgcccattttctttgaatttcttgtattattttattgcttttaggacTTCTATATGTTTGTCCCTTGGCAACTTgaaatattacaaatatgttttcaaatttgtgaTCTTTCCTTCACTgagcagaaattcttaattttgacagACTCAAATCCATCACACTGTCCACCATCTGGTATGTGGATTCTCAGCCTCTCCTTTCCACTATTTCACCAGATACTCCtagttttatctttcacatttaaatctcaAATCCATGGGGAGGTCCTCTCTAACATGTAAGGTAgggattctgttttatttttcttcatattggaAGCCATTTTTCTCAAATCTACctaaaaaatatctttccttcCTCATTGTTTTATAGTgccatttttattgatttcaaatttcCATATACCTTGTCTACTTCTGAATTATCTATTGTGTTCTATTATCTATTTGCCTATTGCTGTGCCAGTCccatcatattttattattatagctgTGCAGTATGTCTTTTTACCTATCTTATTCAGGCAGCCCTGTCTCGCCGTTCATATTTTTCGCAGTTGActtacttgtttgtttgtctttacctttccatttaaattttggaatatgTTTGTAAGCTCCCTCAAAAATCTAGCAATAAATTTTTTGAGATTGCATTATGCTACCCTTCTCACTTATTTTCCACTTATTTGCTCCCCATGTATTCAaatcttcttttatgtctttcattcaaatttttaattttttcaacaaatgtggtAGTCATTTTTGATAGTATAAACTTCACCATATCTGTTACTATTGTAAAaagcattttaagtttttttctagtTGTTATACTAGAAAAAGAACACCAATTTCTAGCCAGTATAGAGGTTCCCAATCACAGCCCTTATCACACTGAATTATAATTACCTTGTAATTACTTGCATGTATTATTAGACATCAGCCATGTGAGGATAGGCACTGGGTCTGCCTTTTTCACCTCTGTATGCCCCGCACCTCTcatagggcctggcacagagtagtgaatttaaatatttcagcGTTGGTACGTGGTGTCATTCAGCATTAGTTCCCTCCCACTCTCTTAATCCTCTCATCAGATCCCTCTTGTATAGATGGATTTACTCatgcccagagagagaaaggatgtaTTCCCCAAAGACTCAGACTAAATTAAAGACTGGAGCCACAGCCCAGGTCTCCTGGCTGAGATCCATTTCATTTCCATTAAGCTGTCTCAGCCCATTAATTACCTGTCCTCCTTACGCCGAGGGAAACTTACTCAATGAGTAAAAGCAGAGTCacaggtcaatcttcctcaagagggTCAAGGACCTGGAGAGTGATGCCTGGTGACACAGAATCCCAAGCTGCCCCTCCCCTTGTTTGCCAAAGCTCTTCACAAGTGGTTCTTGAACTTCAGCGTGCCGTGAAATCACAccgagggcttgttaaaacacagcttGCTGGGCCCTATGCTCAGATTGTTTTATTCAGTTGGTCTCTTATGGGGCccaagaacttgcatttctaacacaagtaggcacatagtaagcactcagtaagcaTTGTCATTATGAGCTATCAAGTCAGCTCTGCCTCCTGGCGACCCTATGAATGcgtgatgtccacaatgtcctgtcaTCCACCGCCCTACTGAGCTGCTGTAGACTCTTGCCTGTGGCTGCCTTTATGGAATCAACTCATCTCATATTTGGTGTTCCTCTGCTCCTCCTACCTTCTAATTTTCCCAgaattattgtcttttccaaaggatcttgccttctcatgatgtgctcAAAGTCAGAtggcctcagttttatcatttttgcctcaagtgttagctcaggtgtaatttgctctaggacccacttgttcctctttctggcagtccagggtattcatagagctctcctccaacaccgtATTTCAAATGAAAGCATTAGGTTTTAATCTTATCGTGCAGAACCAATGAGTTGAATACAATGCCCATTGTATTACTCAGCACCGTCCTACAACTTTCTCTTTAAATccagtagggaaaaaaaaatgttatcaaaagaaaactatttttctttcttttaccagGTAATGAAATCCTTTATTCCCAGCCATATTCTTTTTCACCTTAGCTGACAGGAATTCAGAgcctctttctcatcttttataCCTGTTTTATTCAAGGTCC
This region includes:
- the LOC103554861 gene encoding olfactory receptor 2AT4-like; its protein translation is METIACNGSEDSSTIFYLMGIPSLPKSLFLPIFFVFLLLYLLILVGNALILMAVVAEPSLHKPMYFFLINLSALDIIFTTTTVPKMLSLHLLGDRLLSFPACFLQMYLFHSFSCSEAFILVVMAYDCYVAICRPLHYPVLMAPQTNAALAAGAWLTALLLPIPAVVQTSHMAFSPVAQVYHCFCDHLAVVQASCSDTTPQTFMGFCIAMVVSFLPLLLVLLSYAHILASVLRISSREGRSKAFSTCSSHLLVVGTYYSSIAIAYVAYRADLPLDFHIMGNVVYAILTPVLNPLIYTLRNKDVKVAIAKIACPRYPKNSGKA